Proteins from a genomic interval of Phlebotomus papatasi isolate M1 chromosome 3, Ppap_2.1, whole genome shotgun sequence:
- the LOC129806883 gene encoding nuclear receptor coactivator 2 isoform X5 has product MSIAAAENAGLGPCDLPLPDQWVTHSHTQLSHLQSHSVATTSAGGVIPLSLASPATTAALAGLHHHTTPQQHSPLQQSSKIMNAVAPAVACPPTSAATKKIRRKQENKPQSQINKCNNEKRRRELENEYIEQLGEFLQINKRDMTSCKPDKAAILNEVVKTFRTLLEKGSRELSSSRCSKCPPDCADSCTVHPVQQGDVSSTEPPLPEPSVNGQSPEISAYFEAVEHYISSAGWVLLEINAEGIIECVTENIKDLIMFTRAELSRQSIYSYLHPGDHGKLSPILNNMSFTVGWGATEDDSQSPQQPQVPPGSNQAGSGGKRSIKTRIRMLVKHPEAAGETIEQKQQRMDKYEEVVIIAAPVKDDGDECSSVLCLITRPEDDGPLENSGALPQRDLEQLTLKIEPSGKIINLDASTLRETFAQSLAKEPLRSIQDLCHVQDQHVLKMHLKEVHQGTNSMAYSAAYRLRLGGPEAYVHVKVTSKLFRSTIHGESDFIMAVHTILMDGDSGDQQMALMGGPSGMGSHLAAGGSGSSSGSSMGGPLMTSVMNGGVGTLQASAGRSTSVVTSFSSPPASDCSNFFATESLIDFDIPHSTILDMDAVGVTWDTRPDSRASVTPVSTPRPPSVSAYSPVAAPICPSPLTYHSANAGGQASPQNNNNSSSVNNNTNANFSGNFGNFPGGFEDKEKAGMEQQQQMVIGQNHDSERLRNLLTTKRSQPIGAPGTSAMDADATARNTNRILKGLLNAEEEKDAANPAYAKMNAGTARMPQGRPRSVQENKTSNNNMLLQLLNDKSDDDDPESRGNRVPSELLRQLQKEDTPKEHNHANQQIGNEELIQLLRFQGNDFGRKRSSNEPDEGGAAKRSDEKPSLLREKNKMLASLLANPSKAPTTVLPSTAMQVKIIPDITPSSINSRVTNTSNQQQHLTNNNNTIMSNNNTNSNNQKQIVQPLNQVRPPPPSIRKPSDVYLNQMPSQQDISKNQQVMQPPVSHPQDFQVESGSFATSTAVTPSQPHQEWDPELSEILNEVIDIVPDTNYPDNDLNNILGTAISTIDTSSVPSAPAQSQHQDLNEKLMINAIQKSLMQFENNSVFNSSPPAYPAMHSGPPTAGGSVTTHQQSQGFPAPPPIYSQRSQRMPQMIPAGHQQQQQQQQQLNVTAVAARFQLMQQHRLMQQQQQKEQRERLLQQQQKQQMVVPVNATAGADQLCLNPGMTNIESLLNNTVAPNVSLQRSTSVVSDAQLSPGFTQPMMQPQQQNSNQRTPFSPQPNQGYQQASFSTNNGQRLSPLQQQQLSQQQQQQQQQQQMGGFSGGTSANGTAQLSPRQPPFGGQGAIHQQQTPQAVATSVQQQQQQQQQWTQQQSNVRLSLQQQQNPMLNAQLTNVVGYNSRQFQAQRQRSLNSPGTPVSRQNSFPGPEGFPGPPSPTQTPYGASPGTNVVPGQAGVFNQQQLRMQRQASVPQATQHLPGSPRSFGAPDATGYGMIYNNMQHAQGSGGDFYGRPQSGANNNGAREFLRAHVQNRQTGQVRTPQSPHSGMGQSPLVGNPASSGIPGGGGGTGQQQQSPQQQMGAAPLLNTPPDQTLGFNFDMSQSGAAHVEDKLSSNWSTDDQVSSGLRISSEGVSPGDPKNSCLLLQKLLSD; this is encoded by the exons GCTTGGCCCGTGTGATCTACCTCTGCCGGATCAGTGGGTCACCCATTCCCACACACAATTGTCACATCTTCAGTCACACTCCGTCGCCACGACGTCCGCGGGGGGCGTCATTCCGCTCTCGCTCGCGTCTCCGGCGACCACAGCTGCCCTCGCGGGCCTTCACCATCACACGACGCCGCAGCAGCATTCACCCCTGCAGCAGTCGTCAAAAATAATGAATGCCGTGGCGCCGGCTGTGGCGTGCCCGCCCACGAGCGCCGCCACCAAGAAGATTCGCCGGAAGCAGGAGAATAAACCACAGTCGCAGATCAACAAGTGTAACAATGAGAAGCGGCGTCGAGAACTTGAGAATGAATATATTGAGCAGCTGGGTGAGTTCCTGCAGATCAACAAACGCGACATGACCTCCTGCAAGCCAGACAAGGCGGCCATCCTCAATGAAGTAGTGAAAACG TTTCGTACGTTGTTGGAGAAAGGCAGTCGAGAATTGTCATCGTCCAGATGTTCTAAATGCCCGCCAGACTGTGCTGACTCCTGCACGGTACATCCCGTTCAGCAGGGCGATGTGTCCTCGACGGAACCTCCTCTACCTGAGCCCTCAGTCAATGGTCAGTCACCCGAAATCTCGGCATACTTTGAGGCTGTGGAGCACTATATCTCATCAGCTGGATGGGTACTGCTGGAGATCAATGCCGAGGGTATTATTGAGTGCGTGACTGAGAATATCAAGGACTTGATTATGTTCACGCGGGCTGAACTCAGTAGACAGTCAATCTATTCGTACCTGCATCCTGGTGATCATGGGAAACTTAGTCCCATTCTCAATAATATGTCCTTTACGGTTGGCTGGGGTGCCACTGAGGATGATTCACAGTCTCCGCAGCAGCCTCAAGTGCCACCGGGGTCAAATCAGGCTGGAAGTGGCGGAAAGAGGTCGATAAAGACGCGAATACGGATGTTGGTGAAGCATCCAGAAGCTGCTGGTGAAACAATTGAGCAGAAACAGCAGCGAATGGATAAGTACGAAGAAGTGGTGATCATAGCGGCTCCTGTGAAGGATGATGGTGATGAATGTTCATCTGTGCTGTGTTTGATCACACGGCCTGAAGATGATGGACCTCTGGAGAATTCTGGAGCACTTCCACAACGGGATCTCGAACAATTGACGCTAAAAATTGAACCTAGTGGGAAGATTATTAATCTCGATGCGAGTACGTTAAGGGAGACATTTGCCCAGAGCCTAGCCAAAGAGCCGCTGAGATCCATACAGGATCTGTGTCATGTGCAGGATCAGCATGTACTGAAGATGCACTTGAAGGAAGTGCATCAGGGCACCAATTCCATGGCATATTCAGCGGCCTATCGGCTCAGACTAGGTGGTCCGGAAGCCTATGTTCACGTTAAGGTGACATCTAAGCTTTTCCGGAGCACCATTCATGGCGAGAGTGACTTCATCATGGCTGTGCATACGATTCTCATGGATGGAGACTCTGGTGATCAGCAAATGGCACTGATGGGAGGACCTTCGGGGATGGGGTCACATTTGGCAGCTGGAGGATCCGGAAGTAGTAGTGGTAGTAGTATGGGAGGACCCCTTATGACAAGTGTCATGAACGGAGGGGTAGGAACTCTGCAAGCCTCTGCAGGAAGATCCACCAGCGTTGTAACTTCCTTTTCGAGCCCTCCAGCCTCCGACTGCAGTAATTTCTTTGCCACAGAGTCTCTAATTGACTTTGACATCCCTCATTCTACAATCCTGGACATGGATGCTGTGGGAGTGACCTGGGATACGAGGCCAGACTCCAGGGCCAGTGTTACTCCCGTCAGCACTCCTAGACCTCCCTCTGTCTCAGCCTATAGTCCTGTAGCTGCTCCTATTTGTCCTTCTCCTCTGACCTACCACTCAGCTAATGCTGGTGGCCAGGCAAGTCCTCAGAACAATAATAACAGCAGCAGTGTCAACAACAACACCAACGCAAACTTCAGTGGAAACTTCGGTAACTTTCCTGGGGGGTTTGAGGACAAGGAAAAGGCGGGTATGGAGCAGCAGCAACAGATGGTAATTGGGCAGAATCATGACTCTGAGAGGCTGAGAAATCTGCTGACGACGAAGCGGAGTCAACCAATTGGGGCACCGGGCACAAGTGCCATGGATGCAGATGCAACAGCTCGCAACACCAATAGGATTCTCAAG GGTCTCCTCAATGCCGAGGAGGAGAAGGATGCTGCCAATCCAGCTTATGCGAAGATGAATGCGGGCACGGCCAGAATGCCCCAAGGCAGACCCAGGTCGGTACAGGAGAACAAGACCAGCAACAATAACATGCTGCTGCAG CTACTCAATGATAAGAGTGATGATGATGATCCGGAATCGCGAGGGAATCGTGTGCCCAGTGAATTGCTGCGTCAGCTGCAAAAA GAGGACACACCGAAGGAACACAATCATGCTAATCAGCAGATTGGGAATGAGGAGTTGATTCAACTGCTGCGATTCCAAGGCAATGACTTTGGTAGGAAGCGTTCGTCGAATGAGCCGGATGAAGGTGGGGCGGCCAAAAGGTCCGACGAGAAGCCATCGTTGTTGCGCGAGAAGAACAAAATGCTGGCATCACTGCTGGCCAATCCGTCAAAGGCACCCACCACCGTGCTCCCATCGACGGCCATGCAAGTGAAGATAATTCCCGATATAACGCCGTCCAGTATTAATTCCCGGGTCACAAATACCAGCAATCAGCAGCAACATCTAACCAATAACAACAACACTATTATGAGCAACAATAACACTAATAGCAACAACCAAAAACAAATAGTACAACCGTTGAACCAAGTTCGACCGCCTCCGCCATCAATTCGTAAGCCTTCCGATGTCTACCTCAACCAAATGCCAAGTCAGCAGGATATTAGCAAGAATCAACAG GTGATGCAACCGCCAGTATCACATCCACAAGATTTCCAAGTGGAATCAGGGTCCTTCGCTACATCAACTGCCGTAACTCCATCCCAGCCCCATCAAGAGTGGGACCCGGAGCTATCTGAGATTCTAAATGAAGTTATTGACATTGTGCCAGACACAAATTATCCCGACAATGATTTAAATAATATTCTGGGCACTG CTATTAGTACAATTGATACGTCATCTGTGCCATCGGCACCAGCTCAGAGTCAGCATCAGGATCTCAATGAGAAGCTAATGATAAATGCCATTCAGAAGTCACTGATGCAATTTGAGAATAATTCAGTGTTTAACAGCAGTCCACCGGCATATCCGGCTATGCATTCCGGACCACCGACAGCCGGTGGTTCTGTTACGACGCACCAGCAGAGTCAGGGATTCCCAGCGCCACCACCAATTTACTCACAGCGCTCTCAGCGGATGCCCCAAATGATTCCGGCTGGGCAtcaacagcagcagcagcagcaacaacaaCTCAATGTGACGGCTGTGGCAGCGAGATTTCAGCTAATGCAGCAGCATAGGTTGATGCAACAGCAACAGCAAAAGGAGCAACGTGAGAGGCTGCTACAGCAACAACAGAAACAACAAATGGTCGTTCCGGTGAATGCCACAGCAGGAGCTGATCAGTTGT GCCTAAATCCCGGGATGACTAATATTGAGTCACTTCTGAACAACACAGTGGCACCAAATGTATCTCTTCAGCGTAGTACGAGTGTTGTGTCAGATGCACAACTCAGTCCTGGTTTTACGCAGCCAATGATGCAGCCACAGCAGCAGAATTCCAATCAACGAACACCGTTTAGTCCACAACCAAATCAAg GCTACCAACAGGCGTCTTTTAGTACCAACAATGGTCAGCGCCTGTCACCGTTGCAACAGCAACAACTCAGtcaacagcagcagcaacaacaaCAGCAACAGCAAATGGGGGGATTTTCGGGAGGTACTAGCGCCAATGGAACAGCTCAGTTGTCTCCACGACAACCGCCATTTGGTGGACAGGGTGCCATTCATCAGCAACAAACACCACAAGCCGTTGCCACATCCGttcagcagcagcagcaacagcaacaACAATGGACTCAGCAGCAATCCAATGTGAGGTTATCGCTGCAGCAGCAGCAAAATCCAATGCTCAATGCCCAGCTCACG AATGTGGTCGGCTACAACTCGCGACAATTCCAGGCGCAACGTCAGCGATCTCTCAATTCCCCTGGTACTCCAGTGAGTCGCCAGAACTCCTTTCCTGGTCCCGAAGGCTTTCCCGGACCACCCAGTCCGACACAGACTCCCTACGGAGCATCTCCAGGCACAAATGTTGTGCCTGGACAGGCGGGTGTATTCAATCAGCAACAACTGAGGATGCAACGACAAGCCAGTGTGCCTCAGGCCACACAGCATTTACCAG GATCCCCGAGGTCTTTTGGCGCTCCCGATGCCACGGGATATGGAATGATTTACAACAATATGCAACATGCACAAGGCTCAGGGGGCGATTTTTATGGCCGCCCACAGTCCG
- the LOC129806883 gene encoding nuclear receptor coactivator 2 isoform X12 produces the protein MSIAAAENAGLGPCDLPLPDQWVTHSHTQLSHLQSHSVATTSAGGVIPLSLASPATTAALAGLHHHTTPQQHSPLQQSSKIMNAVAPAVACPPTSAATKKIRRKQENKPQSQINKCNNEKRRRELENEYIEQLGEFLQINKRDMTSCKPDKAAILNEVVKTFRTLLEKGSRELSSSRCSKCPPDCADSCTVHPVQQGDVSSTEPPLPEPSVNGQSPEISAYFEAVEHYISSAGWVLLEINAEGIIECVTENIKDLIMFTRAELSRQSIYSYLHPGDHGKLSPILNNMSFTVGWGATEDDSQSPQQPQVPPGSNQAGSGGKRSIKTRIRMLVKHPEAAGETIEQKQQRMDKYEEVVIIAAPVKDDGDECSSVLCLITRPEDDGPLENSGALPQRDLEQLTLKIEPSGKIINLDASTLRETFAQSLAKEPLRSIQDLCHVQDQHVLKMHLKEVHQGTNSMAYSAAYRLRLGGPEAYVHVKVTSKLFRSTIHGESDFIMAVHTILMDGDSGDQQMALMGGPSGMGSHLAAGGSGSSSGSSMGGPLMTSVMNGGVGTLQASAGRSTSVVTSFSSPPASDCSNFFATESLIDFDIPHSTILDMDAVGVTWDTRPDSRASVTPVSTPRPPSVSAYSPVAAPICPSPLTYHSANAGGQASPQNNNNSSSVNNNTNANFSGNFGNFPGGFEDKEKAGMEQQQQMVIGQNHDSERLRNLLTTKRSQPIGAPGTSAMDADATARNTNRILKGLLNAEEEKDAANPAYAKMNAGTARMPQGRPRSVQENKTSNNNMLLQLLNDKSDDDDPESRGNRVPSELLRQLQKEDTPKEHNHANQQIGNEELIQLLRFQGNDFGRKRSSNEPDEGGAAKRSDEKPSLLREKNKMLASLLANPSKAPTTVLPSTAMQVKIIPDITPSSINSRVTNTSNQQQHLTNNNNTIMSNNNTNSNNQKQIVQPLNQVRPPPPSIRKPSDVYLNQMPSQQDISKNQQVMQPPVSHPQDFQVESGSFATSTAVTPSQPHQEWDPELSEILNEVIDIVPDTNYPDNDLNNILGTAISTIDTSSVPSAPAQSQHQDLNEKLMINAIQKSLMQFENNSVFNSSPPAYPAMHSGPPTAGGSVTTHQQSQGFPAPPPIYSQRSQRMPQMIPAGHQQQQQQQQQLNVTAVAARFQLMQQHRLMQQQQQKEQRERLLQQQQKQQMVVPVNATAGADQLCLNPGMTNIESLLNNTVAPNVSLQRSTSVVSDAQLSPGFTQPMMQPQQQNSNQRTPFSPQPNQGYQQASFSTNNGQRLSPLQQQQLSQQQQQQQQQQQMGGFSGGTSANGTAQLSPRQPPFGGQGAIHQQQTPQAVATSVQQQQQQQQQWTQQQSNVRLSLQQQQNPMLNAQLTNVVGYNSRQFQAQRQRSLNSPGTPVSRQNSFPGPEGFPGPPSPTQTPYGASPGTNVVPGQAGVFNQQQLRMQRQASVPQATQHLPGSPRSFGAPDATGYGMIYNNMQHAQGSGGDFYGRPQSGANNNGAREFLRAHVQNRQTGQVRTPQSPHSGMGQSPLVGNPASSGIPGGGGGTGQQQQSPQQQMGAAPLLNTPPDQTLGFNFDMSQSDFFGGSVTR, from the exons GCTTGGCCCGTGTGATCTACCTCTGCCGGATCAGTGGGTCACCCATTCCCACACACAATTGTCACATCTTCAGTCACACTCCGTCGCCACGACGTCCGCGGGGGGCGTCATTCCGCTCTCGCTCGCGTCTCCGGCGACCACAGCTGCCCTCGCGGGCCTTCACCATCACACGACGCCGCAGCAGCATTCACCCCTGCAGCAGTCGTCAAAAATAATGAATGCCGTGGCGCCGGCTGTGGCGTGCCCGCCCACGAGCGCCGCCACCAAGAAGATTCGCCGGAAGCAGGAGAATAAACCACAGTCGCAGATCAACAAGTGTAACAATGAGAAGCGGCGTCGAGAACTTGAGAATGAATATATTGAGCAGCTGGGTGAGTTCCTGCAGATCAACAAACGCGACATGACCTCCTGCAAGCCAGACAAGGCGGCCATCCTCAATGAAGTAGTGAAAACG TTTCGTACGTTGTTGGAGAAAGGCAGTCGAGAATTGTCATCGTCCAGATGTTCTAAATGCCCGCCAGACTGTGCTGACTCCTGCACGGTACATCCCGTTCAGCAGGGCGATGTGTCCTCGACGGAACCTCCTCTACCTGAGCCCTCAGTCAATGGTCAGTCACCCGAAATCTCGGCATACTTTGAGGCTGTGGAGCACTATATCTCATCAGCTGGATGGGTACTGCTGGAGATCAATGCCGAGGGTATTATTGAGTGCGTGACTGAGAATATCAAGGACTTGATTATGTTCACGCGGGCTGAACTCAGTAGACAGTCAATCTATTCGTACCTGCATCCTGGTGATCATGGGAAACTTAGTCCCATTCTCAATAATATGTCCTTTACGGTTGGCTGGGGTGCCACTGAGGATGATTCACAGTCTCCGCAGCAGCCTCAAGTGCCACCGGGGTCAAATCAGGCTGGAAGTGGCGGAAAGAGGTCGATAAAGACGCGAATACGGATGTTGGTGAAGCATCCAGAAGCTGCTGGTGAAACAATTGAGCAGAAACAGCAGCGAATGGATAAGTACGAAGAAGTGGTGATCATAGCGGCTCCTGTGAAGGATGATGGTGATGAATGTTCATCTGTGCTGTGTTTGATCACACGGCCTGAAGATGATGGACCTCTGGAGAATTCTGGAGCACTTCCACAACGGGATCTCGAACAATTGACGCTAAAAATTGAACCTAGTGGGAAGATTATTAATCTCGATGCGAGTACGTTAAGGGAGACATTTGCCCAGAGCCTAGCCAAAGAGCCGCTGAGATCCATACAGGATCTGTGTCATGTGCAGGATCAGCATGTACTGAAGATGCACTTGAAGGAAGTGCATCAGGGCACCAATTCCATGGCATATTCAGCGGCCTATCGGCTCAGACTAGGTGGTCCGGAAGCCTATGTTCACGTTAAGGTGACATCTAAGCTTTTCCGGAGCACCATTCATGGCGAGAGTGACTTCATCATGGCTGTGCATACGATTCTCATGGATGGAGACTCTGGTGATCAGCAAATGGCACTGATGGGAGGACCTTCGGGGATGGGGTCACATTTGGCAGCTGGAGGATCCGGAAGTAGTAGTGGTAGTAGTATGGGAGGACCCCTTATGACAAGTGTCATGAACGGAGGGGTAGGAACTCTGCAAGCCTCTGCAGGAAGATCCACCAGCGTTGTAACTTCCTTTTCGAGCCCTCCAGCCTCCGACTGCAGTAATTTCTTTGCCACAGAGTCTCTAATTGACTTTGACATCCCTCATTCTACAATCCTGGACATGGATGCTGTGGGAGTGACCTGGGATACGAGGCCAGACTCCAGGGCCAGTGTTACTCCCGTCAGCACTCCTAGACCTCCCTCTGTCTCAGCCTATAGTCCTGTAGCTGCTCCTATTTGTCCTTCTCCTCTGACCTACCACTCAGCTAATGCTGGTGGCCAGGCAAGTCCTCAGAACAATAATAACAGCAGCAGTGTCAACAACAACACCAACGCAAACTTCAGTGGAAACTTCGGTAACTTTCCTGGGGGGTTTGAGGACAAGGAAAAGGCGGGTATGGAGCAGCAGCAACAGATGGTAATTGGGCAGAATCATGACTCTGAGAGGCTGAGAAATCTGCTGACGACGAAGCGGAGTCAACCAATTGGGGCACCGGGCACAAGTGCCATGGATGCAGATGCAACAGCTCGCAACACCAATAGGATTCTCAAG GGTCTCCTCAATGCCGAGGAGGAGAAGGATGCTGCCAATCCAGCTTATGCGAAGATGAATGCGGGCACGGCCAGAATGCCCCAAGGCAGACCCAGGTCGGTACAGGAGAACAAGACCAGCAACAATAACATGCTGCTGCAG CTACTCAATGATAAGAGTGATGATGATGATCCGGAATCGCGAGGGAATCGTGTGCCCAGTGAATTGCTGCGTCAGCTGCAAAAA GAGGACACACCGAAGGAACACAATCATGCTAATCAGCAGATTGGGAATGAGGAGTTGATTCAACTGCTGCGATTCCAAGGCAATGACTTTGGTAGGAAGCGTTCGTCGAATGAGCCGGATGAAGGTGGGGCGGCCAAAAGGTCCGACGAGAAGCCATCGTTGTTGCGCGAGAAGAACAAAATGCTGGCATCACTGCTGGCCAATCCGTCAAAGGCACCCACCACCGTGCTCCCATCGACGGCCATGCAAGTGAAGATAATTCCCGATATAACGCCGTCCAGTATTAATTCCCGGGTCACAAATACCAGCAATCAGCAGCAACATCTAACCAATAACAACAACACTATTATGAGCAACAATAACACTAATAGCAACAACCAAAAACAAATAGTACAACCGTTGAACCAAGTTCGACCGCCTCCGCCATCAATTCGTAAGCCTTCCGATGTCTACCTCAACCAAATGCCAAGTCAGCAGGATATTAGCAAGAATCAACAG GTGATGCAACCGCCAGTATCACATCCACAAGATTTCCAAGTGGAATCAGGGTCCTTCGCTACATCAACTGCCGTAACTCCATCCCAGCCCCATCAAGAGTGGGACCCGGAGCTATCTGAGATTCTAAATGAAGTTATTGACATTGTGCCAGACACAAATTATCCCGACAATGATTTAAATAATATTCTGGGCACTG CTATTAGTACAATTGATACGTCATCTGTGCCATCGGCACCAGCTCAGAGTCAGCATCAGGATCTCAATGAGAAGCTAATGATAAATGCCATTCAGAAGTCACTGATGCAATTTGAGAATAATTCAGTGTTTAACAGCAGTCCACCGGCATATCCGGCTATGCATTCCGGACCACCGACAGCCGGTGGTTCTGTTACGACGCACCAGCAGAGTCAGGGATTCCCAGCGCCACCACCAATTTACTCACAGCGCTCTCAGCGGATGCCCCAAATGATTCCGGCTGGGCAtcaacagcagcagcagcagcaacaacaaCTCAATGTGACGGCTGTGGCAGCGAGATTTCAGCTAATGCAGCAGCATAGGTTGATGCAACAGCAACAGCAAAAGGAGCAACGTGAGAGGCTGCTACAGCAACAACAGAAACAACAAATGGTCGTTCCGGTGAATGCCACAGCAGGAGCTGATCAGTTGT GCCTAAATCCCGGGATGACTAATATTGAGTCACTTCTGAACAACACAGTGGCACCAAATGTATCTCTTCAGCGTAGTACGAGTGTTGTGTCAGATGCACAACTCAGTCCTGGTTTTACGCAGCCAATGATGCAGCCACAGCAGCAGAATTCCAATCAACGAACACCGTTTAGTCCACAACCAAATCAAg GCTACCAACAGGCGTCTTTTAGTACCAACAATGGTCAGCGCCTGTCACCGTTGCAACAGCAACAACTCAGtcaacagcagcagcaacaacaaCAGCAACAGCAAATGGGGGGATTTTCGGGAGGTACTAGCGCCAATGGAACAGCTCAGTTGTCTCCACGACAACCGCCATTTGGTGGACAGGGTGCCATTCATCAGCAACAAACACCACAAGCCGTTGCCACATCCGttcagcagcagcagcaacagcaacaACAATGGACTCAGCAGCAATCCAATGTGAGGTTATCGCTGCAGCAGCAGCAAAATCCAATGCTCAATGCCCAGCTCACG AATGTGGTCGGCTACAACTCGCGACAATTCCAGGCGCAACGTCAGCGATCTCTCAATTCCCCTGGTACTCCAGTGAGTCGCCAGAACTCCTTTCCTGGTCCCGAAGGCTTTCCCGGACCACCCAGTCCGACACAGACTCCCTACGGAGCATCTCCAGGCACAAATGTTGTGCCTGGACAGGCGGGTGTATTCAATCAGCAACAACTGAGGATGCAACGACAAGCCAGTGTGCCTCAGGCCACACAGCATTTACCAG GATCCCCGAGGTCTTTTGGCGCTCCCGATGCCACGGGATATGGAATGATTTACAACAATATGCAACATGCACAAGGCTCAGGGGGCGATTTTTATGGCCGCCCACAGTCCG